Below is a genomic region from Methanobacterium sp..
TTAAAAATTCTACAGTTTGGCGAAGTAAGCCATAAAATGACTTTAAAAGTCCCTTTTTAGACGGTTGTAAATTTTGGAGTAGGATATATTTCATAATCAGCCGATTGATGAGTTGTAATCCATTTAAAACATCAAAATCTTCTTTAAAAGTCATATTTGGAAATATGAGTGGTTATAATCCTATATCTTCATCCCATAATTCGGGGTGCATTTTAATGAAGCCCGACATCATTTCAATACAAGATGGATCTTGAATAACTTCTACTTTAACTCCTCTAGATCTAAGTAGTTCTTCTTCACCCACGAAACTATTATTCTCTCCTATTATCACCTTGGGAATGCCGTAAAGTAAAATGGCTCCAGAACACATGGGGCATGGTGATAATGTGGTATAAAGAACACATTCGTGGTAAAAAACCCCACTATGGCGCCCAGCATTCTCCAGCGCGTCCATCTCACCGTGAAGGATCGTGCTTCCATTCTGCACGCGCTTGTTATGACCTCGACCTATGATTTTGTCTTTATGGACAAGGACAGATCCAATTGGAATGCCTCCTTCATATAATCCTTTTTTTGCTTCTTCAATCGCCGCTTGCATGAATTTGTCCATTTAAGATTCTCCTGAGAACTAATATTTTTTTTAGAGTTAGTGTGATGGCATTTGTCTTGCAGTTCTATTAAATATTGTAATATTGAATTCTGGACTTTTTATACTAAATATGACATTAATTAATTATTTTCATGTTTCAAGTAATCTCTAAAATTTTCTTTTATTTATTAGACATTATAGCCGCTTTTTTTAGGGATTGTAAATGTCCCGTTCATTTAATCTTTTAGAATTTTTCCATAATTCTAGTTATATCAACCATATCCTTCCCATTCTTTAAAGAACATATCTAGAAACTGTTCCATAAATTTATGTCGGTTTTCTGCAATTTCTTTAGCAGTTTCGGTGTTCATTAAATCCTTTAAAAGAAGTAACTTTTCATAAAAATGATTTACAGTTGGTCCATTATTGTTTTTGTACTGCTTGAATGATTCATGCATTACAGGTTTAATATTTGGGTTATACATTTCACGCCCTTTATATCCTCCGTAAGCGAATGCCCGACCTATACCAATGGCACCAATAGCATCTAATCTATCTGCATCCTGGACAACCATGCCTTCGATGGTTTTCATAGGTGTCTTAACCCAAGCGCCCTTAAAAGATATATCTTTAATAATCTCAATTATATGTGAAATTATATCCTCTTCAACATTCAACTTTTCAAGCCATTTTCGTGCAACTTCCGGGCCAATATTTTCATTTCCGCCGTGGAACTTCCAGTCTGCTATATCATGCAGTAAAGCTGCAAGCTGGGTTACAAATAGATCAGTATTTTCCCTTCTGCCAATATAGACCGAACTTTTCCAAACTCGGTAAACATGCCACCAGTCATGTCCAGAACTTTCTCCCCTTAATTTGCTCTGTACAAATTTCTCGGTTTGTCTGATAATTTTTTCCCTGTCCATATTAATTATGGGATGTACTAGAAAATAAAAAGTTTTTGAAAAAAAGTAGCCACAAAGCCTTACATTATCTAAGATTTGAACTTTTATTTGCAGGATATGTAATTCATGAAAATTTATTCACATGGTACATAAATGGAATTAGGGTTAATATGTTTGGATAAAGTTTATTTTCTTAAACAAGAGTTATATTCGCCAGTCTTTTTGCCATATTAGCTAATATAGTGTAAGGGAGTAATAAAAAAGCCGCATTAAAATGTTTAAAATGTAGTACTTTATATTTTCACACAATAACCAAAAAATTTATATTATTATGTATTTTATCGATTATTATGAGAGATATACATGTAACAAAGGTTGTAATCAAAAAACCATATGAAATAGTTTGGAAATGGCTTTCAGATCCATTAACCTATCCAAATATTTATCCATTTTGGCTTTCAGAGATTAAAGAAGTTGGAGATAATTTATATGAAGGAACAGGGCCTTATGGGGAGTATAAATTTACACTGGAGATTAACCAGAAATTGGGGAGTATCAATTTAAAAATAGGCAATGAGTCCTCAAGAACTCGTTTATTTCAGTTAGATGATGAAAACACCGTTGTAATCCATCTTGCTGTAAGATGGAAAGATATGAAAAACCATCTTTCATGGTTTTTTTATAAAAGAGGAGTTAATAAAGATTTTAAGAATGCCAAAAAAATAATTGAGAAATGTAAATAGTCGTGGTTCTCTATTATTGTAAAAAAATAGGGCTAGATATGTTTGAAAATATTGAACATGTCAAAAATGTAACAGATATCTATTAAAATCTAAAAAATAAAAGGAATTAATCGCTTATGAAAGATATAGCAACTGTTTTATTGATTTCAGTTAAAACTATGCGTTAATTCCTAATAAAAACAAATTTTTATTAGTTGTGCAGTAATTACTATAATTCTCCTTTAGCAATTTCTTCTTAAGTAGGGGATAGGCCCTCATTAATTTTTGAAAAAAATAAGAAATTTAAAGATAGTCTGATTTACTATAATTCGCCTTTAGCAATTTCTTCTTTTAAGTAAGGGATAAGCCCTCCTTTATCCAGTATATTCCGCATGAATCCGGGTAATCCTTTGATGGTGAATTCTTCTCCAGTGGTTAAATTCTTTAGAATTCCTTTCTCCATATCTATTTCAAGTTCATCTCCTTGCGAAACATGTTTGGAGATATCTTTTATTTCTATAAGAGGTATACCAAGGTTTATGGCGTTTCGATAGAATATTCTTGCGAATGATTCTGCGACTACTGCAGAGATACCTGCGCCTTTCATTGCGATAGGTGCATGCTCTCTTGATGAGCCGCAGCCGAAATTTTTACCTCCAACAATTATATCTCCTTTTTTTACTTTTTTGGGGAATTCTGGGTCTGCTCCTTCCATTAAATGCTGTGCAAGGTCGGATTCACATCTTAAAACAAGATATCTTCCGGGGAGAATCAGATCTGTATCTATATCATTTCCAAATTTCCATGCTCTTCCTTTCATAATAACCACCCTTTTTATAGATTCCTCGGATCTTCGATTTTTCCGGTGATTGCAGATGCTGCTGCAACTGCTGCAGAACTCAGGTAAACTTCACCTTCGCTGCTGCCCTGTCTTCCTTTAAAGTTTCTGTTTGATGTTGAGAGGCTGACTTCTCCGGGTCCGATGAGCCCTACGTGTCCGCCGAGGCATGGTCCGCAGCATGGGTTACAAACAAGTGCTCCAGAATCTACGAAAATATTCATTAACCCTTCGTTAAGTGCTTTGGTGTAAACTTCACGTGAAGCTGGGATCACAAGCATCCTGATGCTGTCTGAAACTTTGTTTCCTTTAAGAATTTTTGCAGCATCTCTAAGATCCTGAATTCGCCCATTAGTACATGAGCCGAGGAAAACCTGGTCTATAGATGTCCCTTCAACTTCAGAGATACCGTGAACATTATCCACATTGTGTGGGCATGCAATCTGTGGTTCAAGTTCGCTGACATCTATGTCCATAATCTCAAGGGATGCAGCGTCATCATCTCCTTTGATTATATCGTAAGATTTGTTAGTACGGTTTTTAAGGTAGTTTACTGTTTTTTGATCTGGTTCAACGAGCCCTGTTTTACCGCCCATCTCAATAGCCATGTTACACATAACCATCCTATCTGAAACTGACATGTTGCTTGTTGTTTCACCTGCAAACTGACATGCTTTATATGTTGCACCATCAGCACCAATCTGACCTATTATGTTGAGTACCACATCTTTTGCATAGGTGTGTTCTGGGAGTGTTCCTTCTATGTTGAATTTGATTGTTTCTGGCACTTTAAACCATAGTTTTCCTGTTGCAAAAACCATTGACATGTCGGTTGAACCTATACCTGTTGCAAAAGCTCCTAAGGCTCCGTGTGTACAGGTGTGGGAATCAGTTCCAACTACAATCTCTCCAGGAACTACATGTCCTTTTTCTGGGAGAACCTGATGACACACACCTTCTCTGACATCATAAAAATTGGTTATTTCCTGTTCTTTTACGAATTTTCTCATTATCATATGGTTTGTGACTGCATCAAGCGAGTCTGCGGGTACTTGATGGTCAAAAAGAATTACAATTTTCTCAGGATCCCATACTTTAGGAACTCCTATCTTCTCAAAAGCTTCCACAGATAGGGGGCCTGTAAGGTCGTGGGTCATTGCAACATCGATGTTGGCCATTACCACATCTCCAGCTTCGACTTCTTTCTTACCGGAAGCCTTTGCAAATATTTTTTCTGCTATTGTCATAGACATAACTATTCCTCCTGTTATTGACAACTTTAAAATGATTTTTTACCGCCTATTAAACTCCATAACATGTGTTTAGAGAATATATCGGTTTGGGTAAAACCTATCTCTTTTAGGCAGTTTAATTGAGCTAAAAAAGGCTCATGAATATCATCTCCTTCCTGTTTAGGAAGATGAGCATTATCTAAATTTCTTTTTTTCCAGTTGCTGAATTTTTCCATCCATGCTTCATAAGAGCCGGATAAATCCTCGGAAATTTTATATTTCTGTTCTTTAGCATGGTTAACCCAATAGTAAAGGTTTTTTAAGTATGCATCTTCAGTTACGGTTTTCATTTCATCGATATTAAAAAACCAGCCGCCTTCTTCCAGCGTATCATAACATTTCTGGTACAATTTCTTTTTATTTTCAGTTTGAAGGTGATGGATTGCAGACATGGATGTAATTACGGTAGGTTTTACGGTAATTTCTGATTCCCAGTTCCTGCAAAAATCAGACTTGATATAATTCACTCTGTCTCCGTATTTCTGTAACTTTTCCTTTGCAACAGACATGAACTCATCAGAAGAATCTAGATAGTAGCAGGTTGAATCTGGAAACTCTTTCAGTACTTTTTCAATTAAAATACCGCTTCCAGCTCCTAAATCTAAAAGGACAATTTTTTCCATATTTTCAAATTTTAAAATATCTATTACTGCGTTCTGCAGGAAATCATATCCTGGTACCATTAGCTGGCACATTTTATCATAGTTAACTGCCATTTTCTGCAGGTGAAAACGGTTTTTATCTAGTTGTTCCATAATAACCTCCTTTACTATTTCGTTTGTATTTCTAATTAGTTTTGCGAAACTAACTATATCTTAAAAAAAATTACAGTCCAGATGCAGTAATTTTATCGACGATTTTAATGAAGTTCTCAACTTCATCTTCATTTAAAACATCCAAAATCTTTTTAATTGCATTTTTGTGAACTTGCATGTGTATTTTAATTATATTTTCGCCTTTTGGCGTTAACTTGAGGAAATAAAATCGTTTATCTTCATTTGATTGAATTTTAGTCACGATACCTCGATCTATTAACTGGTTAATAGCTATAGAAACTGTAGATTTCTTGACGTCCAGCATCTTTGCTATCTCAGACACGCTTATATTTTCATGCTTGTTGATTAATTCAATGTAATACAATTGGCGCAGGGTGAAGCTTTTTAAATCACCGCTTAAGATCTGATTCTGGAAGTTTCCCATCAGTTCAGTTAATCTATCAACTGCCTCTACCAGTTCAAGTTCATAAGTCATATATTTCATCCTCTTGAGTAAATAGTTTTATCTAACTAACTATTATATAAAACTATTGGAAAGTTTTCATGTAATTAGATGGAATGTACTACTTTGAAATAGTTATAAACGTCTATTTTTACTTTTAAATCCATTTAATGGCTTAAAATAAGAAAATATATTAAACAAGATAAATATAATTATTATAGTGAATGACGTAACTTCTTAAACTTTTGAGGTATTCGAAAATCAAAGATTTTGATGGTTTTTGACAGTAATTGATTAAATGCTTTAAATTGAGGAAAATATCTAATTTTCCGAACATTCGAAAAAATAGAAAATTTTTTCAGAGGTTAAAGCACATAAACAAATTATCTTATTAAATAGCGTCAAAAATATTTGGTGATGAGCTTAAAAAGGTTGAGAAAACTTTATAGCTTGAAACAAAAATTGAGGTGAAAAAATAGCAAATATTAAAGAAATTAAATCTATTGAATTAACTTCTTTTACATTGATGGCATCTTCAACAGCTGCAATTCTGGTATTTATTTACTCCGTAATAATTTTAATTATTTCTAGAGTTTTAACGACTTTTGTACCTCAATTAGGTACATTCAGCGAGATTATAAATGGGATGGGTGTAGCATCAGTTGTTATTCTTCCCATAACGTCGTATTTCTTGATTATGGCAGTGAGTTTTTTTAGCGGGCTGCTTTATAACAGGATAACTTCCAGGTTATGTGGTATAAAATTAGGATTGGATAACAATGAAATAACACAAATACCAGTAAAGCCATTTACTCTAGTTATAGCAAGTATTGAAGCAATATGGACACTTATAATCGGCTTATTTCTGGCAGCAGCAATTATACCTTTTACAGACCTTATAATTAGGCTAATTAACTTTACAGCCAACGCTATTGAAAGGAGCATAGATATTAGTGGGGCAACTCTTTTAATCAACACTGTTTTAGGAACAAATGGCGTTACGTTGGCTTTAATTTTAATAATTGGATTACCACTTGTAGCCTTTGTATATGGGCTTGTTAGCAATGGGTTATTTGCAATATTTTACAATTACATAGCCACAAAATTTATCAAAATGCAGCTGGATATTGAAGTAATTTCAGGAAACCTGCACGAAATAAAGTCTTTACCTGTTGTAGCTGCTGCAGCACCGCTTTCAGGAGCTGTATTCGGTGCATTCGGTGTTATTATGGGAATTATAACTTTGTTATCGCTTGCTGTAACTGGAAATCCAAGTGTTGGAAATATAATAAATGACATTACAATCATTGTGTTAAATGGGCTAAGTTATTTTTTAGGTTATTTCCTGATTTTTGCTTTAATTGCAGTGATTTACAACTTCTTAGCTCCACGAATTGGGGGAATTATGCTTAAGTTTGAATAATCAGTTATTATTCCATTTTAAGAGTAATAATAGATTGTTTTAGTAGTATATTGCCCTTGGAACCATTTTAGAAACTTTAATACAGAGTTCAACGTCGCTTTCGATAAATCTGCCTTTTGTATATCTTTTTTCCTCATTAATTTCAATAAGTTTTCTATAAAGAGTTTTTGCATCTGCATTTGATAGTTTTTCTACAGTATCCGTTCCAGAATCTAAAAATATACGTGCAAAAACTGGACCAATCCATTTAACCCTTGACAAATCAGTTAATTTGGTTAATTTTACTATTTCTTCTGGATTTATCTTAGTTTCGGCAGCTAATTTGACTCTCTCATCATGAGTTTTAATTATTTTAAATAAGTGGGCAGTATTTTTAATGCCCATATCGTTTAATTTGCTTAAAGTATCTTTTTCAATGCCTGGAAACTTTTCAAGATTCACGGGTTTTGGCAGATAACTGTTTACTTCTCTTCTTAAAATTAAAATATAATCTTGAGGTAACCCTGATTTATCAGCAAATTCTTTGGCTTTTTTGGGAGTTTTCAGTGAGATTAATAGATCATTAAGATTTTTAATTCCTTTACTTTCTAAAATTTTAAATCTATCATCAATTTGATCTTTCAATATTTTCCTGCTTGGAAGAAGGTCTGATTCTATTAGTTCCTGCTTAAATTTATTTAATGGATACTTTTCAAGGTCAATATAATAGCTGTCAGTCATATTAATCCCCAAATTTATTTTATGTCACTAATATCTGCTTTAATATTTTATCCTTTCTCAAATGTCTCAACCACTTCTTTAAGGTACTTCCTTATTGGAATATCCTGCGTGCATTTTTTCTCACATTCGCCGCAGTCATCACAAGCAGATGCATCTACCTCTTTGGCCTTCAAGAATCTGTAACTTCCAGAAGGTTTTTCCATGTTCTGATAGATGTACAGATCGTTTAGAAGGTTCAGGTTTGCCGGAATATCGACTCCATTAGGGCAGGGCATACAGTAGTTGCAACGGGTGCAGCTTACATGAATTCGTTCAATGTAAGTATCTTTAGCTTCTTGAATTAGATTTATCTCTTCACTGGTGAGACTATTGGCTTTACCCTCATCTGCAATCTTTATGTTTTCTACAACCTGTTCCATGGTGCTCATGCCACTTAAAACCACATTCACTTCTTTTTGATCCCATAAAAAGCGCAGAGCCCATTCTGTGGGGCTTCTTTTAACAGTGGCCTTATCCCATATTGCCTGTACATCTGGAGGAATGTTGTTTGTAAGGCAGCCTCCCCTGAGCGGTTCCATGATTGCAGTACCGATATCTCTGGCAGCTATATATTCAAGTCCTTCTTTTCCAGCCTGGAAATTCTCGTCCATGTAGTTGTACTGAATCAGGGTGAAACTCCAGTTGTAAGAGTCTATAATTTCCTTAAAAAGTCCAACTTCATCATGGTATGAAAAACCAGCGTACTTTATCCTGCCTTCTTCAAGTGCAGAGTCCAGAAATTCAAGGACATCAAGTTCTTTTAAGTTTGACCATGTATTCTTACCAAGACCGTGTAAAAGATAAAAATCTATGCTGTCAGTTTGCAGCCTTTTAAGCTGCATATCCAGATAATAATTGAGATCTTCTTTTTTCTCGATATTCCAACTGGGTAATTTAGTGGAAAGATACACCTGATCCCTGTAACCTTCTTTTAGAACATTTCCAACAAATATTTCACTCCTGCCTCCTTGAGTTGCATCGAGGCCGTGATAAGGGTAAGCAGTGTCAATATAATTCACGCCGTGATCTATGGCGTAATGGAGCATTTCTGTTGCCAGAGGTTCATTTATTCTTTCAGGGTTGTTGTCGATTATTGGAAGCCTCATACATCCAAAACCGAGTATTGAAACTTTTTCTCCTGTTTTTCCAAAAGTTCTGTATAACAAAAAGAGTCCCCCTAAAAACGAATTAATGTTAATTATTTGGAATTTGTTTTTATTATAATTTTATAGTACCGTGCCAAAGTTAAAAGGTAGAGAGATAACGGATATTTCTTAATCATTTCTCAAAGGTTATCGAAGTTAAAATTAAAAGATAGGGGGATAAGGATATCTTTTAATCATTTCTCGAAAGTTTCAACTGCTTCTTTAAGGTATTCCCTTATCGGAAGGTTTTGTGTACATGCTTCTTCACATGCACCACACTGATTACAAAATGAAGCACTCATTCCTTTAGCTATTAAGAATGAATAGTTTCCAGACGGTTTTTGCATGTTCTTATAGATGTAAGTGTCGTTTAATAGATTCAAGTTCAATGGAATATCCACTCCTTGAGGACAGGGCATGCAGTAATTACAGCTTGTGCAGCCAGCATGCATTCTTGCACTGTAAGCTTCTTTAACTTCTTCAATTAGATTTCTTTCATCATCTGTAAGAATATTGGCATGGCCATTTTCTGCAATATTTATATTATCTACAACATGTTCCATTTTACTCATGCCGCTTAAAACTACATCAACTTCTGGCTGGTCCCATAAAAAGAGTAGGGCCCATTCTGCAAGGCTTCTTTTAACTGGGGATTTATCCCATATTGCCTGAATGTCTAAGGGGATGTTGTCTGTAAGGCAGCTTCCT
It encodes:
- a CDS encoding nucleoside deaminase → MDKFMQAAIEEAKKGLYEGGIPIGSVLVHKDKIIGRGHNKRVQNGSTILHGEMDALENAGRHSGVFYHECVLYTTLSPCPMCSGAILLYGIPKVIIGENNSFVGEEELLRSRGVKVEVIQDPSCIEMMSGFIKMHPELWDEDIGL
- a CDS encoding HD domain-containing protein, translated to MDREKIIRQTEKFVQSKLRGESSGHDWWHVYRVWKSSVYIGRRENTDLFVTQLAALLHDIADWKFHGGNENIGPEVARKWLEKLNVEEDIISHIIEIIKDISFKGAWVKTPMKTIEGMVVQDADRLDAIGAIGIGRAFAYGGYKGREMYNPNIKPVMHESFKQYKNNNGPTVNHFYEKLLLLKDLMNTETAKEIAENRHKFMEQFLDMFFKEWEGYG
- a CDS encoding 3-isopropylmalate dehydratase small subunit; translation: MKGRAWKFGNDIDTDLILPGRYLVLRCESDLAQHLMEGADPEFPKKVKKGDIIVGGKNFGCGSSREHAPIAMKGAGISAVVAESFARIFYRNAINLGIPLIEIKDISKHVSQGDELEIDMEKGILKNLTTGEEFTIKGLPGFMRNILDKGGLIPYLKEEIAKGEL
- the hacA gene encoding homoaconitase large subunit; translated protein: MSMTIAEKIFAKASGKKEVEAGDVVMANIDVAMTHDLTGPLSVEAFEKIGVPKVWDPEKIVILFDHQVPADSLDAVTNHMIMRKFVKEQEITNFYDVREGVCHQVLPEKGHVVPGEIVVGTDSHTCTHGALGAFATGIGSTDMSMVFATGKLWFKVPETIKFNIEGTLPEHTYAKDVVLNIIGQIGADGATYKACQFAGETTSNMSVSDRMVMCNMAIEMGGKTGLVEPDQKTVNYLKNRTNKSYDIIKGDDDAASLEIMDIDVSELEPQIACPHNVDNVHGISEVEGTSIDQVFLGSCTNGRIQDLRDAAKILKGNKVSDSIRMLVIPASREVYTKALNEGLMNIFVDSGALVCNPCCGPCLGGHVGLIGPGEVSLSTSNRNFKGRQGSSEGEVYLSSAAVAAASAITGKIEDPRNL
- a CDS encoding class I SAM-dependent methyltransferase; translated protein: MEQLDKNRFHLQKMAVNYDKMCQLMVPGYDFLQNAVIDILKFENMEKIVLLDLGAGSGILIEKVLKEFPDSTCYYLDSSDEFMSVAKEKLQKYGDRVNYIKSDFCRNWESEITVKPTVITSMSAIHHLQTENKKKLYQKCYDTLEEGGWFFNIDEMKTVTEDAYLKNLYYWVNHAKEQKYKISEDLSGSYEAWMEKFSNWKKRNLDNAHLPKQEGDDIHEPFLAQLNCLKEIGFTQTDIFSKHMLWSLIGGKKSF
- a CDS encoding MarR family transcriptional regulator, whose product is MTYELELVEAVDRLTELMGNFQNQILSGDLKSFTLRQLYYIELINKHENISVSEIAKMLDVKKSTVSIAINQLIDRGIVTKIQSNEDKRFYFLKLTPKGENIIKIHMQVHKNAIKKILDVLNEDEVENFIKIVDKITASGL
- a CDS encoding DUF4332 domain-containing protein; the protein is MTDSYYIDLEKYPLNKFKQELIESDLLPSRKILKDQIDDRFKILESKGIKNLNDLLISLKTPKKAKEFADKSGLPQDYILILRREVNSYLPKPVNLEKFPGIEKDTLSKLNDMGIKNTAHLFKIIKTHDERVKLAAETKINPEEIVKLTKLTDLSRVKWIGPVFARIFLDSGTDTVEKLSNADAKTLYRKLIEINEEKRYTKGRFIESDVELCIKVSKMVPRAIYY
- a CDS encoding aldo/keto reductase, which codes for MLYRTFGKTGEKVSILGFGCMRLPIIDNNPERINEPLATEMLHYAIDHGVNYIDTAYPYHGLDATQGGRSEIFVGNVLKEGYRDQVYLSTKLPSWNIEKKEDLNYYLDMQLKRLQTDSIDFYLLHGLGKNTWSNLKELDVLEFLDSALEEGRIKYAGFSYHDEVGLFKEIIDSYNWSFTLIQYNYMDENFQAGKEGLEYIAARDIGTAIMEPLRGGCLTNNIPPDVQAIWDKATVKRSPTEWALRFLWDQKEVNVVLSGMSTMEQVVENIKIADEGKANSLTSEEINLIQEAKDTYIERIHVSCTRCNYCMPCPNGVDIPANLNLLNDLYIYQNMEKPSGSYRFLKAKEVDASACDDCGECEKKCTQDIPIRKYLKEVVETFEKG